A section of the Rhizomicrobium sp. genome encodes:
- a CDS encoding dihydrofolate reductase family protein, with protein MPKLRVAAFTLSADGYGAGPDQSLDSPLGRGGAQLHQWFVPTRTFQRMVIGRDEGETGLDDDFAARSFENVGASILGRNMFGPVRGPWPDDAWKGWWGPSPPYHTPVFVLTHHPRPPLEMEGGTVFHFVTDGIAAALARARQAAGERDVRIGGGVATVRAYLKAGLIDELHLAISPVLLGSGEHLMAGIDLPALGYRIDAHVYSDRATHLTVRRG; from the coding sequence ATGCCCAAGCTTCGCGTCGCGGCCTTCACCCTCTCGGCGGACGGCTATGGCGCCGGTCCCGACCAGAGCCTCGACTCGCCGCTCGGCCGCGGCGGCGCGCAGCTGCACCAGTGGTTCGTCCCGACCCGTACCTTCCAGCGGATGGTGATCGGGCGCGACGAGGGCGAGACCGGCCTCGACGACGACTTCGCCGCGCGCAGCTTCGAGAATGTCGGCGCCTCGATCCTCGGACGCAACATGTTCGGCCCGGTGCGCGGCCCGTGGCCGGACGACGCCTGGAAGGGCTGGTGGGGTCCTAGTCCGCCCTACCACACGCCGGTCTTCGTCCTCACCCATCATCCGCGCCCGCCGCTGGAGATGGAGGGCGGGACGGTCTTCCACTTCGTCACCGACGGGATCGCGGCGGCGCTCGCCCGGGCACGGCAGGCGGCGGGCGAGCGCGACGTGCGGATCGGCGGCGGGGTCGCCACCGTGCGCGCCTATCTGAAGGCGGGACTGATCGACGAGCTGCACCTCGCCATTTCGCCCGTGCTGCTGGGCTCTGGCGAACACCTGATGGCTGGGATCGACCTGCCGGCGCTGGGCTACCGGATCGACGCGCATGTGTACTCGGACAGGGCGACCCACCTGACCGTCCGGCGAGGCTGA
- a CDS encoding class I SAM-dependent methyltransferase, with the protein MSDSVNIQSDLLSETGAKTSSSLLDRLLARYSGLSTTFEAVFPDGTKRRVGQGTPNFLVTLKNNRALKAALTLDEGTVAESYLAGDFEIEGDMMKPFEIQASMKDVHPLTQAWRYIQPLLFGQVHTNKQAIHSHYDIDPGFFLSFLDPKTPCYTQGVYEKDEETLDVATTRKFEYAFRQLKLKPGDHILEIGPGWGAWFEYASARGVKCTGISISRESIDYLNGRAKVLGYDWELIFSDLLEYRTDRKYDAIVIMGVIEHLPDYQRVLEKFASLIKPGGRIFLDGSAANKKFELNSFMVRHIYGGNHSFLVLPDLLDKLAKTQMQAIEIYNDSKSYMLTLMQWAKNLDKNREQVVKRFGDYNFRRFRLYLWGAAAAFARREMLCYRMIIQSPTGDDVPDATR; encoded by the coding sequence ATGAGCGATTCCGTGAACATCCAATCCGACCTGCTGTCCGAAACCGGCGCCAAAACATCGTCTTCGCTGCTCGACCGTCTGCTGGCACGCTATTCCGGCCTCTCCACGACGTTCGAGGCGGTCTTTCCCGACGGCACCAAAAGGCGGGTCGGCCAGGGCACGCCCAATTTCCTCGTCACCCTCAAGAACAACCGCGCGCTCAAGGCGGCGCTGACGCTCGACGAGGGCACGGTCGCGGAATCCTATCTCGCCGGCGACTTCGAGATCGAAGGCGACATGATGAAGCCGTTCGAGATCCAGGCGTCTATGAAGGACGTCCATCCGCTGACCCAGGCCTGGCGCTACATCCAGCCGCTCTTGTTCGGCCAGGTGCACACCAACAAGCAGGCGATCCATTCGCATTACGACATCGACCCAGGTTTCTTCCTGAGCTTCCTCGACCCCAAGACCCCCTGCTACACCCAGGGCGTCTACGAAAAGGACGAGGAGACGCTCGACGTCGCGACGACGCGCAAATTCGAATACGCCTTCCGCCAGCTCAAGCTGAAGCCCGGCGACCACATCCTGGAGATCGGGCCGGGCTGGGGCGCGTGGTTCGAATATGCCAGCGCCCGCGGCGTGAAATGCACCGGCATCTCGATCAGCCGGGAATCGATCGACTACCTGAACGGCCGGGCCAAGGTGCTGGGCTATGACTGGGAGCTGATCTTCTCGGACCTGCTCGAATACCGGACCGACAGGAAATACGACGCCATCGTGATCATGGGGGTGATCGAGCACCTGCCCGACTATCAGCGCGTGCTGGAGAAATTCGCCAGCCTGATCAAGCCGGGCGGCCGCATCTTCCTGGACGGCAGCGCGGCCAACAAGAAGTTCGAGCTGAACTCCTTCATGGTGCGCCATATTTACGGCGGCAACCATTCCTTCCTGGTGCTGCCCGACCTGCTCGACAAGCTCGCCAAGACGCAGATGCAGGCGATCGAAATCTACAACGATTCAAAGAGCTACATGCTGACGCTCATGCAATGGGCGAAGAATCTCGACAAGAACCGCGAGCAGGTGGTGAAACGCTTCGGCGACTACAATTTCCGCCGCTTCCGCCTCTATCTGTGGGGCGCCGCGGCGGCCTTCGCGCGGCGCGAGATGCTCTGCTACCGCATGATCATCCAGAGCCCGACCGGAGACGACGTGCCGGACGCGACGCGCTGA
- a CDS encoding helix-turn-helix domain-containing protein: MLLPVTSAARPRNCKSIAEHPSVALQLLRSNATMAKASTHLKVPVGDDARRSCLGPEGSVAHVTRVVDMIKGRWKLPILFRLYADPAMRTSRLRRDLPGISQKMLTQHLRELEQDRLIERVDFRERPLRIEYRLAEEGRKLLPVLLAARDFSADHSPLA; the protein is encoded by the coding sequence TTGCTGCTGCCGGTCACGAGCGCCGCCCGTCCGCGCAATTGCAAATCCATCGCGGAACATCCATCTGTCGCATTGCAGCTCCTCAGATCGAACGCGACGATGGCCAAGGCAAGTACGCACTTAAAAGTGCCCGTCGGCGACGATGCGCGCCGGAGCTGCCTCGGGCCCGAGGGGTCCGTCGCGCATGTCACGCGCGTCGTCGACATGATCAAGGGACGCTGGAAGCTGCCGATACTCTTCCGGCTTTATGCCGATCCCGCCATGCGCACGTCCCGGCTCAGGCGCGACCTGCCGGGCATCTCGCAAAAAATGCTGACCCAGCATCTTCGCGAACTGGAACAGGACCGCCTGATCGAGCGGGTCGATTTTCGCGAAAGGCCGCTGCGCATCGAGTACCGGCTGGCCGAGGAGGGGAGGAAACTCCTTCCGGTCCTCCTGGCGGCACGCGACTTCTCCGCGGACCATTCGCCGCTTGCCTAG
- a CDS encoding SDR family oxidoreductase, with translation MTGSSKGIGEAVVRKLAEENATVVVHGRDRVRTDAVRDEIVGRGGRAHAVVGDLTRDGDVERLVGEAERLAGPIGILVNNAGGSGGSKEDWENPRPDSWAAAYDRNVLAALRVTTRLLPKMRQAKWGRVINISSMAATMPPKGAADYSAAKAAINAMTGSLAKAVAADGVTVNAISPGTIRSDALDKRFREFATERGWAKHDAPWDEIEQRVLPEFAQVPVGRVGRLEEIAGVAAFLASPAAAYITGTNLRVDGGMFPGL, from the coding sequence GTGACCGGCAGCAGCAAGGGGATCGGCGAGGCCGTCGTCCGGAAACTCGCCGAGGAGAATGCGACGGTCGTCGTTCATGGCCGCGACCGCGTTCGGACGGACGCCGTGAGAGACGAAATCGTCGGCCGCGGCGGGCGAGCCCATGCCGTGGTCGGCGATCTCACCCGGGACGGGGACGTCGAACGGCTGGTCGGGGAAGCCGAAAGGCTCGCCGGCCCGATCGGGATCCTGGTCAACAACGCCGGCGGATCGGGCGGCAGCAAGGAAGACTGGGAAAACCCCCGGCCGGATTCGTGGGCAGCGGCCTATGACCGCAATGTGCTGGCGGCGTTGAGAGTCACGACAAGACTGCTGCCCAAGATGCGGCAGGCGAAATGGGGCCGCGTCATCAACATCTCCAGCATGGCGGCGACGATGCCGCCCAAAGGCGCGGCAGACTATTCCGCGGCCAAGGCGGCGATCAACGCGATGACGGGCTCGCTGGCGAAAGCCGTGGCGGCGGACGGCGTGACGGTCAACGCGATCTCGCCGGGCACCATACGCAGCGACGCGCTCGACAAGCGGTTTCGGGAATTCGCGACGGAGCGGGGCTGGGCGAAGCACGATGCGCCGTGGGACGAAATCGAGCAGCGGGTGCTGCCGGAATTCGCGCAAGTACCCGTTGGGCGCGTCGGACGCCTGGAAGAAATCGCGGGCGTCGCGGCATTTCTCGCGAGCCCGGCGGCGGCCTACATCACCGGCACCAATCTGCGCGTCGATGGCGGAATGTTCCCCGGCCTTTAG